A window of Planctomycetota bacterium contains these coding sequences:
- a CDS encoding glycosyltransferase family 87 protein, whose translation MKTLIPTALILLGLAVLVGTGVFSVGRDPEFLRQDFAWLWSAGHMLADGANAYDYDAFRPVLMSVVGEHGGNAYAYPPHLGPIALHWGVLPYDVGAWVLTIENLAFTLLLAAGVFVIVRQAVGELWYAATAAGLMLACPYAAHVTAMGQTSLLVAAALLWGWYFTYRGRPIVGGVLLAIAAIKPMFLVLPVIWLLLDRQWRAFATFTITGLLLSTPTVIIAGGPIDFAYDWAACIANYKAFFAQAPGYRHGTGLGGVLHLLGVNSPDLTLLAVPAVVALWWSQQDDAGVSSIDVLALLGLAYFLLGSAHDYDMVVLAPVIPALAIHVRHRPAWLVAACLALVAMYFPQRALRGFESPLLLQWRMPVLLGLFIGLAWLALRQGRKAVAQRDRPSTTPATALNA comes from the coding sequence ATGAAGACGCTCATTCCCACCGCTTTGATCCTGCTCGGACTCGCCGTGCTCGTCGGAACCGGTGTGTTCAGTGTCGGTCGCGATCCGGAGTTCCTGCGGCAGGACTTCGCGTGGCTCTGGTCGGCCGGACACATGCTCGCCGACGGGGCCAACGCTTACGACTACGACGCGTTCCGCCCGGTGCTGATGAGCGTCGTCGGCGAGCATGGCGGCAACGCGTACGCCTATCCGCCGCACCTCGGGCCGATCGCGCTGCATTGGGGTGTGTTGCCGTACGACGTCGGGGCGTGGGTGCTCACGATCGAGAACCTGGCGTTCACCCTGCTGCTCGCGGCCGGCGTGTTCGTGATCGTGCGGCAAGCCGTCGGCGAACTTTGGTACGCGGCAACGGCAGCCGGTCTGATGTTGGCTTGCCCTTACGCCGCCCATGTCACGGCGATGGGACAGACGTCGCTGCTCGTTGCGGCGGCGCTGCTTTGGGGGTGGTACTTCACTTACCGCGGCCGGCCGATCGTCGGCGGCGTGTTGCTGGCGATCGCGGCGATCAAGCCGATGTTCCTCGTGCTACCGGTGATCTGGCTGTTGCTCGACCGACAATGGCGGGCGTTTGCAACGTTCACGATCACGGGGCTTTTGTTGAGCACACCGACGGTGATCATCGCCGGCGGGCCGATCGACTTTGCCTACGACTGGGCCGCGTGCATCGCGAACTACAAGGCGTTCTTCGCACAAGCTCCCGGCTACCGGCACGGGACGGGACTCGGCGGCGTCCTCCACCTGCTCGGCGTCAACTCGCCGGACCTGACGCTGCTCGCTGTCCCCGCTGTGGTCGCGTTGTGGTGGAGCCAACAGGATGACGCCGGGGTGTCGTCGATCGACGTCCTCGCGCTGCTCGGCTTGGCGTACTTCCTGCTCGGCAGCGCCCACGACTACGACATGGTCGTGCTGGCACCGGTGATCCCGGCGCTCGCGATCCATGTACGCCACCGGCCGGCGTGGCTGGTCGCGGCGTGCTTGGCGCTGGTGGCCATGTACTTTCCGCAACGGGCGCTGCGTGGGTTCGAGTCGCCCTTGCTCTTGCAATGGCGGATGCCGGTGCTGCTCGGCTTGTTCATCGGACTTGCCTGGCTGGCGCTACGCCAAGGTCGCAAGGCCGTGGCCCAAAGAGATCGACCCTCCACGACACCGGCCACCGCGCTCAACGCTTGA
- a CDS encoding glycosyltransferase family 2 protein, giving the protein MITAKKHLDIASRHLVVVVPAFNEEDVLSDTIEALLGTVPDRVTALGMTCEFIFVNDGSTDATPGLLDCWADNEARIRVVHLTRNFGHQPAVSAGLCVALESADVIAVMDCDLQDPPEVMCDMLERWADGYDVVYGVRRNRKESVVRRFGYSVFYKLLAAVSDFDIPRDSGDFCVMDRRVAELMQNLPERQRFIRGLRAWVGLRQTGFKYDRPARAAGETHYSLHQLLKFASDGLVSFSNLPLGLVTRVGVACGIGAFLMFAWVVLDGLFGLTNAAPGWPSMAALVLFIGAVQMISLGIFGEYLGRVFAEVKGRPTYLIARIEGESRCEQRSKAA; this is encoded by the coding sequence TTGATCACCGCCAAGAAACACCTCGATATCGCAAGTCGGCACTTGGTGGTCGTCGTGCCCGCCTTCAACGAAGAAGATGTGCTGAGCGACACGATCGAGGCATTGCTCGGCACCGTTCCCGACCGAGTCACGGCACTGGGCATGACCTGCGAGTTTATTTTCGTCAACGACGGCTCGACCGACGCGACACCGGGTTTGCTCGACTGTTGGGCTGATAACGAAGCACGCATTCGCGTGGTCCATCTGACGCGAAACTTCGGACACCAGCCGGCGGTGAGCGCCGGGCTTTGCGTCGCGCTCGAGTCCGCCGACGTGATCGCGGTGATGGACTGCGACCTGCAGGACCCGCCCGAGGTCATGTGCGACATGCTCGAGCGTTGGGCCGACGGCTACGACGTGGTCTACGGCGTGCGGCGCAACCGCAAGGAGTCGGTCGTGCGACGGTTCGGCTATTCGGTGTTCTACAAACTACTCGCGGCGGTGAGCGACTTCGACATTCCGCGCGACTCGGGCGACTTCTGCGTCATGGACCGGCGAGTCGCGGAGTTGATGCAAAACCTGCCCGAACGCCAACGCTTCATCCGCGGGCTTCGAGCCTGGGTCGGCTTGCGACAGACCGGTTTTAAATACGACCGCCCCGCCCGCGCCGCCGGTGAAACGCACTACTCGTTGCACCAACTCCTCAAGTTCGCGTCCGACGGGCTGGTGAGTTTCTCGAACCTGCCGTTGGGGTTGGTGACGCGGGTCGGGGTCGCCTGCGGCATCGGTGCATTTCTGATGTTCGCGTGGGTCGTGTTGGACGGATTGTTCGGACTGACCAACGCCGCCCCCGGTTGGCCGTCGATGGCGGCGCTGGTGCTGTTCATCGGCGCGGTGCAGATGATCTCGCTGGGAATCTTCGGCGAGTATCTCGGCCGGGTGTTCGCCGAGGTCAAAGGACGCCCGACTTACCTCATCGCACGCATCGAAGGCGAGTCGCGATGTGAACAGCGATCCAAGGCGGCGTGA